One genomic segment of Hordeum vulgare subsp. vulgare chromosome 2H, MorexV3_pseudomolecules_assembly, whole genome shotgun sequence includes these proteins:
- the LOC123426001 gene encoding ethylene-response factor C3-like — MSSDPSSTCTASSSPSTSPRLNAGVINFLACRAMTTHHRPAAAPPFPVHSPGSSTGSADSAPWSSCCHHRHAPAMLPPLPSDTSDADEKLLLNVLSRHQGASVHKAATVALPLKQGAADAERAFRGVRKRPWGKHAVEIWESTRNGVRVWLGTFESPEAATLAYDQAAFALRGGAAVLNFPADQVRRSLEGTEEGVRGVSPVLALKRRHSMRSRKAAASAAACRKARGRPEGVVMALEDLGAEYTWSWSSSMALARAR, encoded by the coding sequence ATGTCGTCCGATCCAAGCAGCACATGCACggcctcttcctctccttccacGTCACCGCGGCTCAACGCGGGCGTCATCAACTTCTTGGCATGCCGTGCCATGACCACGCACCACCgaccagcagcagcaccaccatttCCCgtccactcgccgggctcctccacCGGCTCCGCCGACTCCGCGCCGTGGAGTAGCTGCTGCCACCACCGCCACGCCCCGGCCATGCTGCCCCCGCTGCCGTCCGACACCAGCGACGCCGACGAGAAGCTCCTGCTCAACGTGCTCTCCCGGCACCAGGGCGCCTCCGTGCACAAGGCAGCGACGGTGGCGCTGCCGCTGAAGCAGGGGGCCGCCGATGCCGAGCGCGCGTTCCGCGGCGTGCGGAAGCGGCCTTGGGGCAAGCATGCGGTGGAGATCTGGGAGTCGACGCGGAACGGCGTCAGGGTGTGGTTGGGCACGTTCGAGAGCCCGGAGGCGGCGACGCTCGCTTACGACCAGGCGGCCTTCGCCCTGCGTGGTGGCGCCGCCGTTCTCAACTTCCCCGCCGACCAGGTCCGCCGCTCGCTCGAGGGCACGGAGGAAGGCGTCCGTGGGGTGTCGCCCGTGTTGGCACTCAAGCGGCGGCACTCCATGCGGAGCCGAAAGGCCGCAGCGTCGGCGGCGGCGTGTCGCAAGGCCCGTGGCCGGCCGGAGGGCGTGGTGATGGCGCTGGAGGACCTTGGCGCTGAGTATACCTGGAGCTGGTCGTCGAGTATGGCGTTGGCGAGGGCGCGGTAG